One window from the genome of Treponema sp. OMZ 838 encodes:
- a CDS encoding adenylate/guanylate cyclase domain-containing protein: MSMKLRCKMNQKEADKIAAFLTNVSDRLLFHIPLYEIGKAFDIPREKILDIFIQGVYDGVFILEWIYHCPTCGHVVYEASSLQQASSQNFCTVCNKVFDNTLDTNVEVCFSIHPRLKTLDPVFKLNYIAEMGKNIRAGKYRTWDTPDAVRGVDIIQNNLYRELMRSEVLVGDRSLQMANATILFADITNPTKLYASLGDKKAFLVIKEYIRILSDTIEKYGGVPVKIVGDVVMGAFIKPDKAFNAAVKAQQDLIKHIQNKPIGEQLEIKIGLHTGPVLVITLNNRLDYVGLTVNSAIDIKNTALPNEIVISEALFNNRSVKRAILSVTDTVQKQQIRFKGNPDTHTLYHIKIKN; encoded by the coding sequence ATGAGTATGAAATTACGCTGTAAAATGAATCAAAAAGAGGCTGATAAAATTGCGGCTTTTTTAACGAATGTATCCGATAGACTGCTGTTCCATATTCCGCTCTATGAAATCGGTAAAGCGTTCGATATACCCCGTGAAAAAATTCTTGATATTTTTATTCAAGGTGTTTATGACGGAGTATTCATCTTGGAGTGGATTTATCATTGTCCTACGTGTGGGCATGTTGTCTATGAGGCATCGTCTCTTCAACAAGCTTCGTCGCAAAATTTTTGTACGGTTTGTAATAAGGTCTTTGATAACACGCTTGATACCAATGTTGAAGTCTGCTTTTCAATTCATCCGCGGCTCAAGACGCTTGATCCTGTATTTAAACTGAATTATATTGCTGAAATGGGTAAAAACATCCGTGCGGGGAAGTATCGGACGTGGGATACTCCTGATGCAGTACGGGGTGTTGATATTATCCAAAACAATTTATACCGTGAATTGATGCGTTCCGAAGTGCTTGTCGGCGATCGCTCACTCCAAATGGCAAATGCGACGATTCTCTTTGCGGACATTACGAATCCGACGAAATTGTATGCCTCATTAGGTGATAAAAAAGCTTTTTTAGTGATAAAAGAGTATATACGGATTCTTTCTGATACGATTGAAAAATATGGCGGTGTACCGGTTAAAATAGTCGGTGATGTCGTTATGGGTGCTTTTATCAAGCCCGATAAGGCTTTTAATGCCGCCGTGAAAGCGCAGCAAGATTTAATAAAGCATATTCAAAATAAGCCGATAGGCGAACAGCTGGAAATTAAAATAGGCTTACACACCGGTCCTGTGCTGGTGATAACCCTGAATAACCGGCTCGATTATGTCGGTTTAACAGTCAATAGCGCTATCGACATAAAAAATACAGCGCTTCCGAATGAGATCGTTATCTCTGAAGCTCTTTTTAACAACCGCTCCGTTAAGCGTGCCATCCTTTCCGTTACCGATACCGTCCAAAAACAGCAGATACGATTTAAGGGAAATCCGGATACTCATACACTGTATCATATAAAAATCAAAAATTGA